A window from bacterium encodes these proteins:
- a CDS encoding response regulator transcription factor — translation MPDVLIVDDDPSVRDLLTMYFAKDQFTVRTAANGEEAVAAVAAARPSLIILDIMMPGKDGYEVCRELRAQGTVPIIFLTARDDEVEPIVGLEMGADDYVTKPFNARELVARARAVLRRSHGKAEEPPQQVLTFPQFEINPTTREARVNGALVALTPHEFDIIYLLCTRPRQVFPRAEIMSSIWGYDPDYGDYRTVDTHLKRARQKLREAGMTACTVETVWGIGYRFVPPES, via the coding sequence ATGCCCGACGTTCTCATCGTGGATGACGACCCGAGTGTACGTGACCTCCTCACGATGTACTTTGCGAAGGACCAGTTCACCGTCCGCACGGCGGCCAACGGTGAGGAAGCTGTGGCCGCGGTTGCCGCGGCGCGCCCGTCCCTGATCATCCTCGACATCATGATGCCGGGCAAGGACGGCTACGAGGTTTGTCGGGAGCTGCGCGCCCAGGGCACCGTCCCCATCATCTTCCTGACGGCCCGCGACGACGAGGTGGAGCCCATCGTCGGGCTGGAGATGGGGGCCGACGACTACGTGACCAAGCCCTTCAATGCGCGCGAGTTGGTGGCGCGCGCCCGGGCGGTGCTACGCCGCTCGCACGGCAAGGCCGAGGAGCCGCCGCAACAGGTCCTGACCTTCCCGCAGTTCGAGATCAACCCCACCACGCGCGAGGCCCGGGTCAATGGCGCGCTGGTCGCGCTGACGCCGCATGAGTTCGACATCATCTACCTGCTGTGCACCCGGCCGCGGCAAGTGTTCCCGCGCGCCGAGATCATGAGTTCCATCTGGGGCTATGACCCCGACTACGGGGACTACCGCACCGTGGACACGCACCTCAAGCGCGCGCGGCAGAAGCTGCGCGAGGCCGGCATGACCGCCTGCACCGTCGAGACCGTCTGGGGCATTGGCTACCGGTTCGTGCCGCCGGAAAGCTAA
- the pyrE gene encoding orotate phosphoribosyltransferase, with protein MSEHRSVADCRARLAELIREHALRFGDFTLASGQKSTYFIDGKMVTLQAEGLYCLSRCILDMIQDDDVAAVGGMSIGADPITGGVVTLAGAEGHPLIGFLVRKEQKDHGTRKQIEGPVPDGARVVMLEDVVTTGGSTLQAIAAVEREKQARVVKVIAMVDRLQGARENLQQAGYEFEAIFTIEELGVKAP; from the coding sequence ATGTCCGAACACCGCTCTGTCGCCGACTGCCGCGCCCGTCTGGCCGAGCTCATCCGCGAGCACGCCCTGCGCTTTGGGGACTTCACCCTGGCGTCCGGCCAGAAGAGCACGTACTTCATTGACGGCAAGATGGTGACTCTGCAGGCTGAGGGGCTCTACTGCCTGTCGCGGTGCATCCTGGACATGATCCAGGACGATGACGTGGCGGCGGTCGGGGGCATGAGCATCGGGGCCGACCCCATCACCGGCGGCGTCGTGACCCTCGCCGGCGCGGAGGGTCACCCGCTGATCGGCTTCCTGGTCCGCAAGGAACAGAAGGACCACGGCACCCGCAAGCAGATCGAGGGCCCGGTGCCTGACGGAGCCCGCGTGGTGATGCTCGAGGATGTCGTAACGACGGGAGGCTCGACACTGCAGGCCATCGCCGCCGTCGAGCGCGAGAAGCAGGCCCGGGTGGTCAAGGTCATCGCCATGGTGGACCGGCTGCAGGGCGCGCGCGAGAACCTGCAGCAGGCCGGCTACGAGTTCGAGGCCATCTTCACCATCGAGGAACTGGGAGTGAAGGCGCCGTAA
- the pyrF gene encoding orotidine-5'-phosphate decarboxylase gives MAEHFADRLFEAVRRKNSRLCVGLDPRPDLLPPDLPGSGSDLVKRVESFCFNICLATEPFAAAVKPQAAYFEALGAEGVACLERVMCFARELGFVVILDAKRNDIGSTAQAYADAYLKARPEGQGPCLRAADAITINAYLGYDGVEPFVNKAYEYGTGLFILVKTSNPGSGQLQDLKLESGLTVYQHMADLVAQWGQDLIGASGYSSLGAVVGATYPEQLRELRARVPQTPFLVPGFGHQGATAADVAVSFDAEGFGAIVNSARGIIYAYRKREGSFTQAAAEAAQEARDALNGVEPSDAG, from the coding sequence ATGGCGGAGCACTTCGCAGACCGTCTATTCGAGGCTGTCCGGCGGAAGAACAGCCGTCTCTGCGTGGGGTTGGACCCGCGCCCTGATCTGCTGCCTCCAGACCTGCCCGGGAGTGGCTCGGACCTGGTCAAGCGGGTGGAGAGCTTCTGCTTCAACATCTGCCTCGCCACCGAGCCTTTCGCCGCGGCCGTCAAGCCCCAGGCTGCCTACTTCGAGGCTCTGGGAGCCGAGGGCGTGGCCTGTCTGGAGCGGGTCATGTGCTTCGCCCGCGAGCTGGGCTTTGTCGTGATCCTGGACGCCAAGCGCAACGACATCGGCTCGACGGCCCAGGCGTATGCCGATGCGTACCTGAAGGCTCGACCCGAGGGTCAAGGCCCGTGTCTGCGGGCCGCTGACGCCATCACCATTAACGCTTATCTGGGCTACGATGGCGTCGAACCGTTCGTGAATAAGGCCTACGAATACGGGACAGGCCTTTTCATCCTGGTGAAGACCTCCAACCCGGGCTCGGGCCAGTTGCAGGACCTGAAGCTGGAAAGCGGGCTGACCGTCTACCAGCACATGGCGGACCTGGTGGCGCAGTGGGGGCAGGACCTGATCGGGGCCAGCGGCTACAGCTCGCTGGGCGCGGTCGTAGGGGCGACCTACCCGGAGCAACTGCGCGAGCTGCGCGCCCGGGTGCCCCAGACGCCCTTCCTGGTCCCGGGCTTCGGCCACCAGGGCGCCACGGCTGCCGATGTGGCGGTGTCCTTCGATGCCGAGGGCTTCGGGGCGATCGTGAATTCGGCTCGCGGGATCATCTACGCCTACCGCAAGCGCGAGGGGAGCTTCACCCAGGCCGCGGCGGAGGCAGCCCAGGAAGCGCGAGACGCACTGAACGGGGTCGAACCGAGCGATGCAGGCTGA